DNA sequence from the Burkholderia pyrrocinia genome:
GGGCCGCGTGCAGCGCGCGCTGGCCGCCGTGCCGGGCGTCGTCGATGCGGCGGTCGATCTCGACGCGCATACGGCGACGGTGACCGCGCAGGAATCGGTCGAACCCGGCCGGCTCGTCGACGCGGTCGGTGAAGCCGGCTACCGCGCGGCCGTGCGTGAAGCGGCGGTCGAAGCCGTCGCGACCGCGCCTGCGGCGCATGGGCTGCGCGCCGAAACGCCGCCCGTTTCGGCGGCAGCGCTTCCTGCGGCTGCGGCCGCGATCGAACTCGAAATCGACGGGATGACCTGCGCGTCGTGCGTGTCGCGCGTCGAAAAGGCACTGGCGAAGGTGCCGGGTGTCACGCGGGCGTCGGTCAACCTGGCGACCGAACACGCCACGGTCGATGCCGCGGCCGACGTTTCCGCCGCGCGGCTCGTCGAAGCCGTAAAACAGGCCGGCTATGGCGCGACGCCGGCCGCCGGCGCCGCCGCCATCGCCGTCCGGCCGGCAGAATCCGCCGCCTCCACCGATCTCGAACTCGACATCGGCGGCATGACCTGCGCATCCTGCGCCGGCCGCGTCGAAAAGGCGCTGGCCGCCGTGCCGGGCGTCGCGCGCGCATCGGTCAACCTTGCAACCGAGCGCGCGTCGGTGCACGGCGCCGGCGCACTCGACGCCGCCACGCTGATCGCGGCGGTCACGACGGCCGGCTACCGCGCATCGCTCGCCGCCGCGCCGTCGGCCGATGCAACGCCCGGCGCAGACGCTCAATCGGCCAGCCCCGCGCAGAATCCCGACGCCCGCAAGCGCCGCGAAGCGGTTCGCGAACGCAACCTCGTGATCTGGTCGGCCGTGCTGAGCGCGCCGCTCGTCGCGCCGATGCTCGTCGCGCCGTTCGGCATCGACCTGATGCTGCCCGGCTGGCTCCAGCTCGTGCTCGCGTCGATCGTGCAGTTCGGCTTCGGCGCGCGCTTCTACCGCGCGGCCTGGCATGCGGTGAAGGCGCGCGCCGGCAACATGGACCTGCTCGTCGCGCTCGGCACGTCGGCCGCGTACGGGCTGAGCCTGTGGATGCTGCTGCGCGATCCCGCGCATCCCGGCCACCTGTATTTCGAAGCGTCGGCCGTCATCGTCACGCTCGTGCGCTTCGGCAAATGGCTCGAATCGCGCGCGAAGCGCCAGACCACCGAGGCGATCCGCGCACTGAACGCGCTGCGTCCCGACCGTGCGCGCGTCGTCGAGCACGGTGTCGAACGCGACGTGCCGCTGGCGCAGGTGCGCGTCGGCACGAACGTCAGTATCCGCCCCGGCGAACGCGTGCCGGTCGACGGCCGGATCGTGTCGGGCCGCTCGCATATCGACGAATCGCTGATCACCGGCGAAAGCCTGCCCGTGCCGAAGGACGACGGCGACGCCGTCACGGCCGGCTCGATCAACGGCGAAGGCGCGCTCGTCGTCGAAACCACCGCGATCGGCGCGGAGACGACACTCGCGCGCATCATCCGCCTCGTCGAATCCGCGCAGGCCGAGAAGGCGCCGATCCAGCGGCTCGTCGATCGCGTCAGCGAAGTGTTCGTACCGGCAATCCTCGGTATCGCGCTGCTGACGCTGGTCGGCTGGCTGATCGCCGGCGCCGGGACGGAAACCGCGATCCTCAACGCGGTCGCGGTGCTCGTCATCGCGTGCCCGTGCGCGCTCGGCCTCGCGACGCCCGCCGCGATCATGGCCGGCACGGGCGTCGCGGCCCGGCACGGCGTGCTGATCAAGGACGCGCAGGCGCTCGAGCTCGCGCAGCGCGCCACCGTGATCGCGTTCGACAAGACCGGCACGCTGACCGAAGGCAAGCCGTCCGTGACGGCGTTCGAAGCCGTCGGCATGCCGCGCGACGAAGCGCTCGCGCTCGCGGCGGCGGTGCAGCGCCAGAGCGACCATCCGCTCGCTCGCGCCGTGGTCGCCGCGCACGATGCGGACGTGGGCTCGCACGGTGCTGCAGCGCCGTCGGCCGTCGCAGCCGATGCGCGCGCGGTGGCCGGACGCGGCGTGGAAGCGCGTGTCGGCGGGCAGTTGCTCGCGCTCGGCAGCACGCGCTGGCGCGACGAGCTCGGCCTGGCAGTGCCGCCGGCGCTCGACGCTCGCGCGGCCGAGCTCGAACGCACGGGCAACACGATCTCGTGGCTGATGCGCACCGATGCACCGCGCGCACTGCTCGCGCTGATCGCGTTCGGCGACACCGTGAAGCCGGGCGCCCGCGCCGCGATCGCGGCGCTGTCGGCGCGAGGCGTCGCGAGCGTGCTCGTGACGGGCGACAACCGCGGCAGCGCGGCGGCCGTCGCGGCGGCGCTCGGCATCGGCGAAGTACATGCGCAGGTGCTGCCCGACGACAAGGCGCGCGTCGTCGCCGAACTGAAGCGCACGCACGGCGGGATCGTCGCGATGGTCGGCGACGGGATCAACGATGCGCCCGCGCTCGCCGCGGCCGATGTCGGCATCGCGATGGCGACCGGCACGGACGTCGCGATGCACACGGCCGGCATCACGCTGATGCGCGGCGATCCGGCGCTCGTCGCCGACGCGATCGACATCTCCAAACGCACGTACCGGAAGATCCAGCAGAACCTGTTCTGGGCGTTCGTCTACAACCTGGTCGGCGTGCCGCTCGCGGCGCTCGGCTTGCTGAACCCCGTGATCGCGGGCGCGGCGATGGCGTTTTCCAGCGTCAGCGTCGTGACCAACGCACTGCTGCTGCGGAGATGGAAAGGGCGGGCGCGCTGAGGCGTGCTGGTGAACTAGCCGAATGGGCGTTTGGCGTTTGGCGTTTGGCGTTTGGCGTTCGGCGTTCGGCGTTCGGTGTTCGGCGTTCGGCGTTCGGCGAACAGAAAGGATCGGGAGGGTGGTTTGCGTCGGCCGTCAGCGGTGTGTGTGGAATCGGTCGCACGTGACGACGCAGCGCGGGCCAGCGGATTCAGCCCGGGATAACCGGCTTGATCAATGTCGTCGTGATCGGCGCGAAGCCGCACGCACGATACAACGCGCGGGCCGCCGTGTTGTGATTGAACACCGACAGCCCGATCTCGGTGATGCCGTACCGGCGCGCCTCGGCATCGAGCGCATCGAGCGCGCGCGTGGCCCAGCCCTGGCGGCGCCGGGACGGGACGATGTCGAGATCGTAGATGAACAGCGTTCGGTTCGGCCCTTCGGGCACGATCGCGTACCAGAGGTCGCCCACCGCGTCGCCGGTGGCGCCGTCGATGAGCATGACGAGTGTCTGGCCGGATGTCCGCAGGCCGTCCGGCAGCAGCGTGTCGAAACAGGCGCGCGCACGATCGGCCGCGTCTTCGACAGCATTTTGTCCGGATGAAACGAGATCGCGCGCGTAGCCGTCGATGGCTCGCGTGCGGTACGCGTGGAATTCGCCGGCCGTCATCGGCCGCATCTGCAGCATGGCCCGGTCGCCGTGAAGGGAATCAGACTTCCAGTGTAGCGGGACCGTCGCGCCGGCGCGCGATGCGGCGGCGGAAAGCGGGCAGGCAGGTACGGCAGGCGCCGCGCTGAATCAGCGAATCAGCGAATCAGCGAATCAGCGACGATACAGGACGATCGGCACGAGATGCGCACGGCGCACGCGCTCGGCTTCGACATGACGTGCAGCGTACGAGTATTCGGCGTCGAGCGGCAGGTGCGGCGATACGAACAGGTCGTCGATCTTTTGCAGCAGGGCAAGGATGAAGCTCATGTGAGACTCCTGACGGTTGTGTCTAGGGTTTTCCCTTAGATGGACTCCATTCTAAGGGTTTTCCCTGAACTCTGCCAGTACACCGCATCAGTTTGCCGCACGCGCGCCGCCACCGATCGCAGGCGCGGAACGGCGATCCTTGCCCCGTCGGGCTTCCAGGATAGGGTCGGAACGATCAGCGCGTGCGGCGGGCACGCTTCGCGACGGCCGCGTCGCGGTTCGCATTGCGCTGAAGCCGGTCGACCTGCGACAGGAGCGCTTCGTGGTGCTCCTCGAGCGTCAACAACGTCGCCTGCTGCGTCGACAGATCGGCCGCCAGGCGATCGATCCGCTGCTGCTTGGCGGCCGCGTCCTGCTTCAGGTGCGCGATCTGCCGCGTTTGCAGCATCAGCGCGACGAGCCCCGCCAGCACGACGACGGCCAGCGCCAGCAACAGGCGGTTGACGCGGCGCATCTCGCGATCGGCCGCGCGCGTCAAACCGTCCATGTCGGCCTGCAACGCGGCGAGCCGGTCGGTCAGCGGACGCAGGTGCGTGTCAGGATCGAAGGCCGGCGCTGCCGGCTGCGTGCGTTCCGACGACGGCTTCGTCACGAAGGACGCGGCCGAAGCGACAGGCTGCGTGACCGGCAACGGCGAGGCGTGGGTCGGGGCAGCGTCACGGATGTTCGCGGGGGTCGCGGGGGTCGCCGGCTCGACCGGTTGCGCCGGCGTCTGCGGCTCGACTGTCGAAGCGGCGTCCGGCGCCGGGTTCGATCCGGTCGCGTCCGGCGCCTTGTCGACGCTCGTCGCAACCGGCGCGGATTGCACCGGCGTCGCGTCGCTTGCGCCGGCAGCCGCCCGGCGTTTGCCGCCCGACGACGAGCGGCGCTCCTTCACTGCGTCACCGGAAGATCGCCCTTCGCGGGATTTGACGGCCGCGACGCCGGCCGCCGCTTCGACAGCAGCTTTCGCGCCTTCGCCATCAGTCGCTTGCCGATCGGCCGTCTTTGCCGCGGCGACATCTGCCGCTTGTAGCCCGGTTGCCGTCACTGTGGCGCCATCGGCCACAGACAAATCGGCCGCCTTCGTTGCAACGCCATCGGCCGCATGCACATCGGCTGCCTTCGTTGCAACGCCATCGGCCGCAGGCACATCGTCGACCTTCATCGCAACGCCATCAGCCGCAGTCACACCGTCCGCTTTCACAGTAGCGCCACCTTCTGGCGCCGAAACACCGCCGGTCGCCACCGCGACTTCCGGCTTCACCGCGCCGTCAGCTTCCGCATGTCCCGCCGCACTCGCAGCCTCCGGCGCGCTGAACCCGTCCAGCGAGGCCTGCCGCCCGGCGGCCGCATCGTCCGCGACACCGGCCGCCGCTTCGGCTTCCGCAGCCGCTTCGTCGCGCGCCGTGACCGGCACCCGCTCGCCCGGCTCGAGCACCGGATCGCCGAACAGGTCGAGCGTCAGTTCGTCCCGCGGCGCATCGCCGGCCGGCGCGCTGCCGGGCCGCGACGTCGCCCTCGCGGACGTGCTGCCCGCGGCAGCCGCCGAGCGCTGGCGGGAACGGGCCGACGAACGATTGGAACGGGAACGGGAGCGAGGCGTGGAAACGGATTCGGTCATGGAGATCGGATAGCGGGCCCCGCGAGCGCGGAACCGGAAGTCGAACGGAATCGGTGGCCGGCCATTGTCGCACGCCCCGCAACCGATTCAGCCTATTCGTCGCCCGACAACCCGTTCCCTTCCTCGAAACGCGTGACGCCCCGCAACGCGCGCAGCTTGTCGCAGATCGCCCGGTATTCGAGCTCCGACACCCGCGCGAGCGCGATGCGCACCTCGTCGTGCTCGCCCGTGTCGTCGGCGCGCTGCACGATGAACTGCTTCACGCGCGCGCTGTCGGGGCCGAGCGCCGCGTGCAGCGAATCGAACGTCAGCGCGCCGCTCACCACCGTCAGCGCAAGCTGGCGCCGCTGGCGCACCGTGAAATAGCGCCGCTCCAGCGGCTTGATGCCGGCCAGGATGATCAGGATGATGATCGTCGCCGAAATCGACGCGACGTAGAGGCCGCCGCCCACCGCGAGGCCGATCGCGGCGACCGACCACAGGCTCGCGGCCGTCGTCAGCCCGCGCACGATCTCGCCGCGCAGCAGGATCGAGCCCGCGCCGAGGAAGCCGATACCCGACACGACCTGCGCGGCGATCCGCGACGGATCGAGCACGATGTGCTCGCTGCTGCCGAGCACGTCGGCGAAACCGAACGCCGACACGATCATGATCAGCGTCGAGCCGACGCACACGAGCATGTGCGTGCGCAGGCCGGCCGCCCACGACAGGCGCTCGCGCTCGAAGCCGATGACGCTGCCGAGCGCCGCCGCGAGAACGAGCCGCATCACGAGTTCCAGGTTGCTGAGCATCCGATTTATCTCCTTTTTCTGGTGCCGGCCGCGCGGAATGTTTTATCCTTGGCCCCGGCCGCGCCGATCCGGGCCGCGCCGACACGTTTCGAACCAAGCGCTCAACCCCGTCATGTCCGTTTCCGACTCCGCTTCCGCCCAGGCCGCCCAGCTGCGCCACCATTTCGCGCACGTCGTCTTGCCGATCTGGCGGGGTTCAGGGTTCGACCACACGTTGCGGCTGCCGTTCGAGGCCGTCGATCCGGCCACCCACGCGCCGCTGCCCGTCACCCGTTATCGCGCAATGGCCTGCGCGCGGCAACTGTTCGTGTTCGCGCAGGCCGGCGACACGGCACACGCGGCCACGCTGTTCGACGCGCTGTGCAGCCGCTTCCGCGACGCGCGCCACGGCGGCTGGATCTACAGCGTCGAC
Encoded proteins:
- a CDS encoding heavy metal translocating P-type ATPase yields the protein MTEPLASAALQTIELSVDGMHCGGCTGRVQRALAAVPGVVDAAVDLDAHTATVTAQESVEPGRLVDAVGEAGYRAAVREAAVEAVATAPAAHGLRAETPPVSAAALPAAAAAIELEIDGMTCASCVSRVEKALAKVPGVTRASVNLATEHATVDAAADVSAARLVEAVKQAGYGATPAAGAAAIAVRPAESAASTDLELDIGGMTCASCAGRVEKALAAVPGVARASVNLATERASVHGAGALDAATLIAAVTTAGYRASLAAAPSADATPGADAQSASPAQNPDARKRREAVRERNLVIWSAVLSAPLVAPMLVAPFGIDLMLPGWLQLVLASIVQFGFGARFYRAAWHAVKARAGNMDLLVALGTSAAYGLSLWMLLRDPAHPGHLYFEASAVIVTLVRFGKWLESRAKRQTTEAIRALNALRPDRARVVEHGVERDVPLAQVRVGTNVSIRPGERVPVDGRIVSGRSHIDESLITGESLPVPKDDGDAVTAGSINGEGALVVETTAIGAETTLARIIRLVESAQAEKAPIQRLVDRVSEVFVPAILGIALLTLVGWLIAGAGTETAILNAVAVLVIACPCALGLATPAAIMAGTGVAARHGVLIKDAQALELAQRATVIAFDKTGTLTEGKPSVTAFEAVGMPRDEALALAAAVQRQSDHPLARAVVAAHDADVGSHGAAAPSAVAADARAVAGRGVEARVGGQLLALGSTRWRDELGLAVPPALDARAAELERTGNTISWLMRTDAPRALLALIAFGDTVKPGARAAIAALSARGVASVLVTGDNRGSAAAVAAALGIGEVHAQVLPDDKARVVAELKRTHGGIVAMVGDGINDAPALAAADVGIAMATGTDVAMHTAGITLMRGDPALVADAIDISKRTYRKIQQNLFWAFVYNLVGVPLAALGLLNPVIAGAAMAFSSVSVVTNALLLRRWKGRAR
- a CDS encoding MgtC/SapB family protein translates to MLSNLELVMRLVLAAALGSVIGFERERLSWAAGLRTHMLVCVGSTLIMIVSAFGFADVLGSSEHIVLDPSRIAAQVVSGIGFLGAGSILLRGEIVRGLTTAASLWSVAAIGLAVGGGLYVASISATIIILIILAGIKPLERRYFTVRQRRQLALTVVSGALTFDSLHAALGPDSARVKQFIVQRADDTGEHDEVRIALARVSELEYRAICDKLRALRGVTRFEEGNGLSGDE
- a CDS encoding GNAT family N-acetyltransferase; this encodes MLQMRPMTAGEFHAYRTRAIDGYARDLVSSGQNAVEDAADRARACFDTLLPDGLRTSGQTLVMLIDGATGDAVGDLWYAIVPEGPNRTLFIYDLDIVPSRRRQGWATRALDALDAEARRYGITEIGLSVFNHNTAARALYRACGFAPITTTLIKPVIPG
- a CDS encoding flagellar hook-length control protein FliK, with product MTESVSTPRSRSRSNRSSARSRQRSAAAAGSTSARATSRPGSAPAGDAPRDELTLDLFGDPVLEPGERVPVTARDEAAAEAEAAAGVADDAAAGRQASLDGFSAPEAASAAGHAEADGAVKPEVAVATGGVSAPEGGATVKADGVTAADGVAMKVDDVPAADGVATKAADVHAADGVATKAADLSVADGATVTATGLQAADVAAAKTADRQATDGEGAKAAVEAAAGVAAVKSREGRSSGDAVKERRSSSGGKRRAAAGASDATPVQSAPVATSVDKAPDATGSNPAPDAASTVEPQTPAQPVEPATPATPANIRDAAPTHASPLPVTQPVASAASFVTKPSSERTQPAAPAFDPDTHLRPLTDRLAALQADMDGLTRAADREMRRVNRLLLALAVVVLAGLVALMLQTRQIAHLKQDAAAKQQRIDRLAADLSTQQATLLTLEEHHEALLSQVDRLQRNANRDAAVAKRARRTR